GGCCCCATGAATTTATGGCAGACCACGGCATCAATCCGGTCGGACATGGGTTGTTTTTTTTCAGCAGGCAGGGTCAGGCAGCCGGAAGTCACCTTGTCGGCGGCCATATATCTGGCCTGGGCTACGGCAAATGCTGTGTCCTGATCGTATTCGGCTTCAAATTGGTCTCTCAACTCTTTTACATGGTCAAGGATTTGCCTGCCCTGGGCACCTTTTTCCACGATTAGTTTTTGGATCTCTTCATCCCCTTCCATGAGCTTGACGGCAAGCCATCTGGCCGGATATGCTTCAAGATCGCCAGTATCCTCCCGGATCATTTGACAGATATTGCGGATGCCGGTTTCCATGGGGCCGTAATCCACCTTGAACTGGGCAGCCGTCAAATTTTTGCTTCCGGCACCTGCGATGGCGTCAAACAACTCCTGTTTTCCCCGGCCCTGTTTCATGGACGTGGCCACCACAGGCACCCCTAAACTCCGGGTCAATGCATCCACATTTATGGTGACGCCCCGGTTCTCCGCCACATCCATCATGTTCAGGTCAAGAATCATGGGGGTTTCCATCTCCATGACCTGGAATGTCAGGTACAGGCATCGCTTGATGTTTGATGCGTCCATGACATTGACCACGACATCGGGTTTCTCATTGAGAATAAAATCCCGAGATACCCGTTCTTCCGGTGAATAGAAGGTCAAAGAGTAGGTGCCGGGAAGGTCTACCACATCCACCCGGGTATCCCCATGCTTGTACCACCCGGACATTTTGTCCACGGTGACCCCGGGATAGTTGGCCACATGCTGCTTGGCACCGGTCAGGGCATTGAAGACCGTTGATTTCCCACAATTGGGTTGGCCGGCCAAGGCGACCAATAATCGGTCGGTCATCTGCTTTCCACCTCAATAAACCGGGCTTCTTCATGGCGCAGACTGATGAAGTAACCGTCGATTTCCACTTCCATGGGGTCTTCGAGGGGAGCGTTACGGACCACGTTTAGTGTAAGACCTGGATAAATTCCCATATCCATCAACCTTTGGCCAAGTTTGTCTTTGATGGACAGCTTTTTGATCGTTCCGCTGTTGCCTGGTTTAAGTTTGTCTAATGTCATAATTGTCCTCTTTTGGTAATAATTTTATCATTTTAAATTTTTTTATTACAAAAAGGTTTTGTTATTTTTGAAACATAGAATGCGTGTATAAAATATTTGTTAGTTCTGTCTTACCATTAAACGAGAAACTTATCTTTCATTTTTTTAAATTTTTGTCAATGCTTTTTTTGTTTTGCTGTGTTTGGTAACTATGTCTTTAGGTGTTTAATGCAGTGAGCAGAAGCATGAGAGATATGGTAGATAGAATTAAACCTGCCATGGCTTCAAGAATATCTCCTGCATTGTGTGTAAAAGAAAAGCGGCGGGACAGGGGGGCAAGAAGGGCGGCTTTACCGGCCATGGCAATCAGTACGACCAAAGACAGAGTTGAGGTCATGCCAAGTGTAATGGCACAGGCCAGCATCATGCCGAATCCGGGTAACCCTAATGAGAGACAGAACAGAACGGCCAACACGACGCCGGGGCAGGGAATCATGCCAATGAAAACAGCAGGCAGTATGGATTTGGCATCCATGGTTGTCTGTGATTTTTCAATAGACATATCATCAACCGGTTTATTTTTTTTCCATAAAGGCAGCTTTCGTAAAAAAAGGAATAAGCCTAATACAATGATCAGGGAATAGCTTGCAATCTGGGTGATCCGGGTGACCGAAGCAAGTGTGCCTGAAATGGATGTTTCCAAAAGAAATTTGACGCAGAAAACCAGCACAGCTCCGGACATCCCATGGCTGATGGCCAGGATATTGCCAAAAACAAGGGCCCGGGAAAGTGTGGGTTTGATCGCTACAATATAGGACAGGGCAAGGGCCTTACCGTGGCCGGGACCTGCAGAATGCACCATTCCGTATGCAAAGGCCGCTGCAAGAACCCATAAAAGTGGTGCAGTTTCTCCGGTTTTTTTCGCTTGTCTGATAAGGGTGGTCATTTTTTTCTTGATTTTCATCTGGAAAAAGATAATTCGTTCCATAAGATTTGATTTTGGCTCAACTGTTCCCGGCGGTGGGGCATTGGGACTTTTCGGTGCCGGTTGCAAAGAATCCTCCTTGTGTTGGGGCACAGGATTGGTGTTTTTGCGAGTAAAGGGATTGGCCTGGGCTGTGCCGAATGTGACAAAAAAAAGCCCCCATGCAATACCGCAAATAATAAGAAAAACAGGCAGGAATCGCCTAAAAAAAGGTAGGTTTGGGAACAGGCTGTAAGAAATATCAGGAACCATAAAAGGCTTATAAGTGATGGGTATTATTTTTTCAATACCCTAAAAAATTTAACTTTATTCAAAATCCCCATTGTCTGTTTTTATATCAGTATGTTATTAGAGTCGTGGAAGTTTATAGTGCCGCTCCATAAAACAATTGAGTGCTAACGGGCGTTACCCGTTGAAAATAATTGCCGTTGAATAGAATTGATTGATGAATAATACCCGTAAATCATTAAACAAAACCAAATAAGGAGAGATTATGGGACTCAAAGAAGAACTGGAAGAAAAAGCGGAAAGCTGTGATGCACCTGAAGAATACATTGGTGTGGCCAAGGAGATCGTAACAGGTCTGGATGACAAGGACTGGGCCGTTGAACTGATGGAAGAGGGTGCCGAGTGGGCCCAGACCTATGACGAAGCGGTGGTTTATGCTGAAGCGGCCAAAGAGATCATCGGTGATGACGACGTGGTGGGTAATTTTCTTTCCAATGCCAAAATGCTGTGCATGAGCGCTGCAGATTTCATCGGCCTTGGGACTGCTGCAGGCAAGCTTGGCCTGGAAGACATGGCCAAGGAGATGAATGAGGCTGCCATGGGTAAATGCACCAAGCTCACCGATTTCCTCAATTTGAGCAACGAGCTTGCCAAAACAGATCCGGACATGGCCAAACAGGTTATGGACAAGGCCTTTGAAAAATGTACCCAGCCCGAAGACTTTGTCTCCTTTGCTAAATCTATCCTGGACAGCACCAAGGATAAGGACAAAGCCAAAGAAATTTATG
This window of the uncultured Desulfobacter sp. genome carries:
- a CDS encoding FeoA family protein, giving the protein MTLDKLKPGNSGTIKKLSIKDKLGQRLMDMGIYPGLTLNVVRNAPLEDPMEVEIDGYFISLRHEEARFIEVESR